The following proteins are encoded in a genomic region of Canis lupus familiaris isolate Mischka breed German Shepherd chromosome 6, alternate assembly UU_Cfam_GSD_1.0, whole genome shotgun sequence:
- the ATP6V0C gene encoding V-type proton ATPase 16 kDa proteolipid subunit, producing MSEAKNGPEYASFFAVMGASAAMVFSALGAAYGTAKSGTGIAAMSVMRPELIMKSIIPVVMAGIIAIYGLVVAVLIANSLNDGISLYRSFLQLGAGLSVGLSGLAAGFAIGIVGDAGVRGTAQQPRLFVGMILILIFAEVLGLYGLIVALILSTK from the exons ATGTCCGAGGCCAAGAACGGCCCCGAGTACGCCTCCTTTTTCGCAGTCATGGGCGCCTCGGCCGCCATGGTCTTCAGCG CCCTAGGTGCCGCCTATGGTACAGCCAAGAGTGGCACCGGCATTGCAGCCATGTCTGTCATGCGGCCAGAACTGATCATGAAATCCATCATCCCAGTGGTCATGGCTGGTATTATTGCCATCTATGGGTTGGTGGTGGCAGTCCTCATCGCTAATTCCCTGAATGATGGCATCAGCCTCTACAG GAGTTTCCTCCAACTGGGTGCTGGCCTGAGTGTGGGCCTGAGCGGGCTGGCGGCTGGCTTTGCCATTGGCATCGTGGGGGACGCTGGTGTGCGTGGCACCGCCCAGCAGCCTCGGCTATTCGTGGGCATGATCCTGATCCTCATTTTCGCCGAGGTGCTCGGCCTCTACGGTCTCATTGTTGCCCTCATCCTGTCCACAAAGTAG
- the TBC1D24 gene encoding TBC1 domain family member 24 isoform X1, whose protein sequence is MDPPGYNCFVDRDKMDAAVQDQGPKELSCMELAELKQLARQGYWAHSYALRGKVYQRLIRDIPCRTVTPDASVYSDIVGKIVGKHSGTSLPLPEFVDNTQVPSYCLNTRGEGAVRKILLCIANQFPDVSFCPALPAVVALLLHYSTDEAQCFENACRILACNDPSRKLVDQSFLAFESSCMTFGDLVNKYCQAAHKLMVAVSEDVLQVYADWQRWLFGELPLSYFARVFDVFLVEGYKVLYRVALAILKFFHKVRAGQPLESDSVKQDIRAFVRDIAKTVSPEKLLEKAFAIRLFSRKEIQLLQMANEKALKQKGITVKQKSVSLSKRQFVHLAVHAENFHSEIVSVKEMRDIWSWVPERFALCQPLLLFSSLQHGYSLTRFYFQCEGHEPTLLLIKTTQKEVCGAYLSTDWSERNKFGGKVGFFGTGECFVFRLQPEVQRYEWVVIKHPELTKPVSLEAVAAPSPPCRPMSSDPADRLSPFLATRHFNLPSKTESMFMAGGNDCLIIGGGGGQALYIDGDLNRGRTGHCDTFNNQPLCSENFLIAAVEAWGFQDPDTQ, encoded by the exons ATGGACCCCCCAGGGTACAACTGCTTTGTGGACAGAGACAAGATGGACGCTGCCGTGCAGGACCAGGGCCCCAAGGAGCTGAGCTGTATGGAACTGGCGGAGCTGAAGCAGCTGGCTCGCCAGGGCTACTGGGCCCACAGCTATGCCCTGCGGGGCAAGGTGTACCAGCGCCTGATCCGCGACATCCCCTGCCGAACCGTCACGCCAGATGCCAGCGTGTACAGCGACATCGTGGGCAAGATTGTGGGCAAGCACAGCGGCACCAGCCTGCCCTTGCCCGAGTTCGTGGACAACACGCAGGTGCCCAGCTACTGCCTGAACACCCGGGGCGAGGGTGCCGTGCGGAAGATCCTGCTGTGCATCGCCAACCAGTTCCCCGACGTGTCCTTCTGCCCCGCGCTGCCCGCTGTCGTGGCTCTGCTGCTCCACTACAGCACGGACGAGGCCCAGTGCTTTGAGAACGCCTGCCGCATCCTGGCCTGCAATGATCCCAGCAGGAAGCTTGTAGATCAGAGCTTCCTGGCCTTCGAGTCATCCTGCATGACGTTTGGGGACCTTGTGAACAAGTACTGCCAGGCGGCCCACAAGCTGATGGTGGCCGTGTCCGAGGATGTCCTGCAGGTGTACGCAGACTGGCAGCGCTGGCTGTTTGGGGAGCTGCCCCTCAGCTACTTCGCTCGCGTCTTCGATGTCTTCCTGGTGGAGGGGTACAAGGTGCTGTACCGCGTGGCGCTGGCCATCCTCAAGTTCTTTCACAAGGTCAGAGCTGGGCAGCCGCTCGAGTCGGACAGCGTGAAGCAGGACATTCGTGCCTTCGTCAGGGACATCGCCAAGACCGTGTCTCCGGAGAAGCTGCTGGAGAAGGCATTTGCCATCCGCCTCTTCTCCCGCAAGGAGATCCAGCTCCTGCAGATGGCCAACGAGAAGGCTCTGAAGCAGAAAGGCATCACCGTCAAGCAGAAGAG TGTTTCACTTTCTAAAAG GCAGTTTGTGCACCTAGCCGTGCACGCAGAGAACTTCCACTCGGAGATTGTCAGTGTGAAGGAGATGAGGGACATCTGGTCGTGGGTCCCCGAACGCTTCGCCCTCTGCCAGCCCCTCCTGCTCTTCTCCTCCCTGCAGCACGGGTACAGCCTCACCAG GTTCTATTTCCAGTGTGAAGGACACGAACCCACCCTCTTGCTCATTAAGACCACGCAAAAGGAG GTGTGTGGGGCTTACCTGTCAACAGACTGGAGTGAGAGAAACAAGTTTGGAGGCAAAGTGGGCTTCTTTGGGACCGGAGAGTGCTTCGTGTTTAGG CTGCAGCCTGAGGTCCAGCGCTATGAGTGGGTGGTCATCAAACACCCGGAGCTGACCAAGCCGGTGTCCTTGGAGGCTGTCGCTGCCCCGTCCCCTCCCTGCCGCCCCATGTCCTCAGACCCTGCAGATCGCCTCTCACCCTTCCTGGCCACACGTCACTTCAATCTGCCCTCCAAGACTGAGTCCATGTTCATGGCCGGAGGCAACGACTGCCTCATCATAG GTGGAGGCGGTGGCCAGGCACTCTACATCGATGGGGACCTGAACCGGGGCCGCACCGGCCACTGCGACACTTTCAACAACCAGCCCCTCTGCTCTGAGAACTTCCTCATCGCTGCTGTGGAGGCCTGGGGCTTCCAGGACCCTGACACCCAGTGA
- the TBC1D24 gene encoding TBC1 domain family member 24 isoform X2, which yields MDPPGYNCFVDRDKMDAAVQDQGPKELSCMELAELKQLARQGYWAHSYALRGKVYQRLIRDIPCRTVTPDASVYSDIVGKIVGKHSGTSLPLPEFVDNTQVPSYCLNTRGEGAVRKILLCIANQFPDVSFCPALPAVVALLLHYSTDEAQCFENACRILACNDPSRKLVDQSFLAFESSCMTFGDLVNKYCQAAHKLMVAVSEDVLQVYADWQRWLFGELPLSYFARVFDVFLVEGYKVLYRVALAILKFFHKVRAGQPLESDSVKQDIRAFVRDIAKTVSPEKLLEKAFAIRLFSRKEIQLLQMANEKALKQKGITVKQKRQFVHLAVHAENFHSEIVSVKEMRDIWSWVPERFALCQPLLLFSSLQHGYSLTRFYFQCEGHEPTLLLIKTTQKEVCGAYLSTDWSERNKFGGKVGFFGTGECFVFRLQPEVQRYEWVVIKHPELTKPVSLEAVAAPSPPCRPMSSDPADRLSPFLATRHFNLPSKTESMFMAGGNDCLIIGGGGGQALYIDGDLNRGRTGHCDTFNNQPLCSENFLIAAVEAWGFQDPDTQ from the exons ATGGACCCCCCAGGGTACAACTGCTTTGTGGACAGAGACAAGATGGACGCTGCCGTGCAGGACCAGGGCCCCAAGGAGCTGAGCTGTATGGAACTGGCGGAGCTGAAGCAGCTGGCTCGCCAGGGCTACTGGGCCCACAGCTATGCCCTGCGGGGCAAGGTGTACCAGCGCCTGATCCGCGACATCCCCTGCCGAACCGTCACGCCAGATGCCAGCGTGTACAGCGACATCGTGGGCAAGATTGTGGGCAAGCACAGCGGCACCAGCCTGCCCTTGCCCGAGTTCGTGGACAACACGCAGGTGCCCAGCTACTGCCTGAACACCCGGGGCGAGGGTGCCGTGCGGAAGATCCTGCTGTGCATCGCCAACCAGTTCCCCGACGTGTCCTTCTGCCCCGCGCTGCCCGCTGTCGTGGCTCTGCTGCTCCACTACAGCACGGACGAGGCCCAGTGCTTTGAGAACGCCTGCCGCATCCTGGCCTGCAATGATCCCAGCAGGAAGCTTGTAGATCAGAGCTTCCTGGCCTTCGAGTCATCCTGCATGACGTTTGGGGACCTTGTGAACAAGTACTGCCAGGCGGCCCACAAGCTGATGGTGGCCGTGTCCGAGGATGTCCTGCAGGTGTACGCAGACTGGCAGCGCTGGCTGTTTGGGGAGCTGCCCCTCAGCTACTTCGCTCGCGTCTTCGATGTCTTCCTGGTGGAGGGGTACAAGGTGCTGTACCGCGTGGCGCTGGCCATCCTCAAGTTCTTTCACAAGGTCAGAGCTGGGCAGCCGCTCGAGTCGGACAGCGTGAAGCAGGACATTCGTGCCTTCGTCAGGGACATCGCCAAGACCGTGTCTCCGGAGAAGCTGCTGGAGAAGGCATTTGCCATCCGCCTCTTCTCCCGCAAGGAGATCCAGCTCCTGCAGATGGCCAACGAGAAGGCTCTGAAGCAGAAAGGCATCACCGTCAAGCAGAAGAG GCAGTTTGTGCACCTAGCCGTGCACGCAGAGAACTTCCACTCGGAGATTGTCAGTGTGAAGGAGATGAGGGACATCTGGTCGTGGGTCCCCGAACGCTTCGCCCTCTGCCAGCCCCTCCTGCTCTTCTCCTCCCTGCAGCACGGGTACAGCCTCACCAG GTTCTATTTCCAGTGTGAAGGACACGAACCCACCCTCTTGCTCATTAAGACCACGCAAAAGGAG GTGTGTGGGGCTTACCTGTCAACAGACTGGAGTGAGAGAAACAAGTTTGGAGGCAAAGTGGGCTTCTTTGGGACCGGAGAGTGCTTCGTGTTTAGG CTGCAGCCTGAGGTCCAGCGCTATGAGTGGGTGGTCATCAAACACCCGGAGCTGACCAAGCCGGTGTCCTTGGAGGCTGTCGCTGCCCCGTCCCCTCCCTGCCGCCCCATGTCCTCAGACCCTGCAGATCGCCTCTCACCCTTCCTGGCCACACGTCACTTCAATCTGCCCTCCAAGACTGAGTCCATGTTCATGGCCGGAGGCAACGACTGCCTCATCATAG GTGGAGGCGGTGGCCAGGCACTCTACATCGATGGGGACCTGAACCGGGGCCGCACCGGCCACTGCGACACTTTCAACAACCAGCCCCTCTGCTCTGAGAACTTCCTCATCGCTGCTGTGGAGGCCTGGGGCTTCCAGGACCCTGACACCCAGTGA